From a single Oscillospiraceae bacterium genomic region:
- a CDS encoding 2-isopropylmalate synthase, which yields MAKTIKIFDTTLRDGEQSPGCSMNLTEKIEVAKQLELLNVDIIEAGFAIASPMDFESVKTIAETVKNATVASLARATCKDIDAAYEAVKGAVNPRIHTFLATSPIHMQYKLKMSEDEVIARVKEMVSYAKKYCSDVEFSAEDASRSDKDFLARVMETAIAAGATTVNIPDTVGYSTPLEFASYITYLKEHVSNIDKADISVHCHNDLGMAVANSLAAVRAGATQVECTVNGIGERAGNTSLEEVAMAIKTRGDYYDAVTNINTRQIYRSSKLISAITGVSIPPNKAITGANAFAHESGIHQHGMLKNRSTYEIMTPESIGKPAEQMVLGKHSGRHAFEERLEILGYRLTKEELDRSFEHFKVLADKKKSITDRDIEALLANKKVQIHETYTLERFVINSGNTITSTAMIKVKSGDDFIEKVATGDGPIDAAFKTINQITERNFVLRDYVIHAVTEGEDALGEAVVKLNLDGKKATGRAISTDIVEASIKAYLNGVNKLIV from the coding sequence ATGGCAAAAACGATCAAAATTTTTGATACCACCCTGCGGGATGGAGAACAGTCTCCCGGCTGCAGTATGAACTTAACCGAGAAAATTGAGGTGGCAAAACAGTTAGAACTTTTGAATGTGGATATCATCGAAGCAGGATTTGCCATTGCATCCCCTATGGACTTTGAATCGGTAAAAACAATTGCCGAAACAGTGAAAAACGCTACCGTTGCCAGTTTGGCACGAGCAACCTGCAAAGATATTGATGCGGCATACGAAGCGGTGAAGGGTGCTGTGAATCCCCGAATTCATACCTTTTTGGCAACCTCTCCCATTCATATGCAGTATAAACTGAAAATGAGTGAAGACGAAGTCATCGCCAGAGTCAAGGAAATGGTGTCTTATGCCAAAAAATATTGTTCCGACGTGGAATTTTCTGCGGAAGATGCTTCCCGCAGCGATAAAGACTTTTTGGCACGGGTAATGGAGACAGCCATTGCTGCAGGGGCAACCACCGTTAACATTCCCGACACGGTTGGTTATTCCACTCCTTTGGAATTTGCATCTTATATTACTTATTTAAAAGAGCACGTTTCCAATATTGACAAAGCAGATATCTCTGTTCACTGTCACAATGATTTAGGAATGGCTGTTGCCAATTCCTTAGCCGCTGTAAGAGCAGGGGCTACCCAAGTGGAATGTACTGTAAACGGTATCGGTGAACGGGCGGGTAACACCTCTTTGGAAGAAGTTGCCATGGCAATCAAAACCCGTGGAGATTACTACGATGCCGTAACCAACATCAACACCCGCCAGATATACAGAAGCTCTAAATTGATTTCTGCCATTACCGGCGTCAGCATCCCGCCCAATAAAGCAATTACCGGTGCAAATGCCTTTGCACACGAATCAGGTATTCACCAACACGGAATGCTCAAAAACCGTTCCACCTACGAAATTATGACTCCCGAATCCATCGGCAAACCTGCGGAACAAATGGTTTTGGGAAAACATTCCGGCAGACACGCCTTTGAAGAACGGTTAGAAATTTTAGGATATCGGTTAACTAAGGAAGAGTTAGACCGCTCTTTTGAACATTTCAAAGTATTGGCAGATAAGAAAAAATCTATCACGGACCGTGATATTGAAGCACTGCTTGCCAATAAAAAAGTGCAAATTCACGAAACCTACACCTTGGAGCGTTTTGTGATTAACTCCGGAAATACCATAACCTCCACCGCTATGATTAAGGTAAAATCCGGGGACGACTTTATCGAAAAAGTTGCCACCGGAGATGGTCCCATTGATGCGGCATTTAAAACCATCAATCAGATTACGGAACGTAACTTTGTACTTCGTGACTACGTGATTCACGCCGTAACCGAAGGAGAAGATGCATTGGGAGAAGCAGTAGTCAAGCTGAATTTAGACGGCAAAAAAGCTACAGGCCGTGCTATCAGCACAGACATTGTGGAAGCAAGTATCAAAGCATACTTAAACGGTGTGAACAAGCTGATTGTATAA